The DNA segment CGAATGTGCCGCCGTGATGGCGGCCTTCTTCGAGGGTGGCGGGCGCATGATCGATTCCTCTCCCATGTACGGCTCCTCCCAGCCGACCATCGGCTACGGCCTTAAGAAGCTCGGATATCCCGATCGCCTGTTTTCAGCCGAGAAGGTCTGGATTTCCGATCCGGCAAGCGGGGCGGAGCAGATCGAAGCCTCCCGCGCCTATTGGGGCGTCGAGAAATTCGATCTCATGCAGGTCCACAATCTCGTTTCCTGGGAAGACCATCTGCCGATGCTTTTCGAGATGAAGGCAAAGGCGCAATTGCGTTACGTCGGCATCACCACTTCGGAAGGACGACGACATCGGGAAATCGAGAGCGTCATGGCGAGCGAGCCGATCGATTTCGTTCAGGTCAGTTACAACATCCTCGACCGCGAAGCGGAGGAGCGCATCCTGCCCCTGGCCCTGGAGAAAGGCATCGCAGTCATCGTCAATCGCCCGTTCCGCCAGGGCAGCCTGATTAGGCAACTCGACGACGAACCGTTGCCCGAGTGGATTGCCGAGACAGGCGCGCGAAGCTGGGCGCAGTTCCTGCTCAAGTTCATCGTTTCGCATCCGGCGATCACCTGCGCCATACCGGCGACAACGCGCGTCGACCATGTGCGCGAGAATCTTGAAGCGGGCGGCGGTGTCCTGCCTGACGAGGCGATGCGGCGGCGTATGGTCGACTATGTGGAGGCGTTGTGACCGCCACCCTCCAGTGCCGCCGAAGGAACGAGCAGTGAGGTCGGCAGATGTCGGAATGGTGGACCTATACGCCTGCCGATTTCCTGATGTTCTCGCCGCGCGTCTACGTTCGCCTGATCGAGCGCTACAATCAGGATTTCTGGCCACTTCAGCTCGTCTTCGTGGCCGCCCTGCTGGCGATCATGGTTCTCGCGGTCAGGGAGGTACGGTTCGCGAAGATCGCGCTCCTGCCGGCCTTTGCCGTGGCCTGGGCTTTTTGCGCTTGGCAGTTCCTCTGGCTTCGCTATGCAACCATAAACTGGGGCGCAACCTATGCTGCAATGGCCTTCTTTCTTCAGGCCGGGCTCGTGGCGCTTCTCAGCCTTGATCCGAACCATCGCATCGCCGTCAGCCGATTGCGCCGCTACGGCGGTATGGTTCTTGCCCTATTCGGGCTCCTGTTTCACCCGCTTCTCGCATTGCTTTCGGCGCGTTCGCTGGCCGCCGCCGAAACCTTCGGCATGATGCCAGATCCGACCGCCATCGCGACGCTCGGCACGGTGCTGTCGATCAGAGGGAGACGCCTGTTGCTACTTCTGCCGATCCCCCTCCTCTGGTGCGCTTTCAGCGGCCTGATCCTGCTGGCGATGGAGGATCGCGGCGCAGTCGTCGCCATTGCCTCGATCGTCTTTGTCGCGGTCTTGCTGCTGACCCCGGACGAGTCCCGAACCCTTTCCGGTGACCGACGATGAGAAAACCTTTTTTCTGTTGACAGAGCCCGTGAGAAAAGGTTTTCTCTCCTCAAGCATGGGAGGGTTCACTGGATAGTCCGGCCAACAGACGCGTGACCATTCATGACGTTGCTGCGGCGGCAGGCGTCAGTATTTCAACGGCCTCGAAGGCGTTGAACAATACTGGCCGCATGGGTGCCGAAACGCGCGAGCGCGTGAAGCGGATCGCGGGCGAAATCGGCTTCAGGCCGAATGCTCTTGCACGCGGACTGCTCAGCAAACGCAGCTTCACCATCGGGCTTCTGACGAACGACACCTACGGGCGTTTTACTTTACCGGTCATGGCGGGCATTTCGGAAGCGCTGGTCGATCACGGCGTCTCGGTATTCCTGTGCGCCATCGAGGACGATCCGGCGCTGGGGCAGGTCCATGTCGAAGCCATGCTCGACAAGCAGGTCGATGGCATCATCGCCTCCGGCAAGCGCTTGGACCGGCGCTTGCCGGTCGATCTGTCGAGCCTGCCGGTGCCCGTCGTCTATGCCTTTACCGAAGGAACCGAAAACAGCGTGACGCTGCGCTCGGATGATGCGCAGGGCGCGCGTCTTGCGGTTGAATGGCTGGCACAGCTCGGGCGCCGCCGGATCGCGCATATCACTGGACCTGAAGATTTCTTCTCGGTCCGGGAGCGCTCCAGCGCCTACCGCGAAGTCGCCGGCGATTTCGAGCCGGTCCTTTACGGCATCTGGGCGGAAAGCTGGGGTCATGAGGCCGTCGGGTCGATCTGGGGTCGGCCCGGCGAAAAGCCCGATGCCATCTTCTGCGGCAACGACCAGATCGCCCGTGGCGTGGTCGACGCCTTGCGCGAGCGAGGCATCAGGGTCCCGGAAGACGTGTCGGTGGTCGGCTTCGACAACTGGGAGATCGTCGCGGCACAAACCCGCCCGCCGCTGACGTCCATCGACATGGGTTTGAAGGAACTTGGCCGCGAGGCCGGACTCACCGTGCTTGCGCTTGCGGAGGGAAGGCCGATTGAGCCGGGCGTGAGGAAATTGCCGTGCCGGTTGGTTGTCCGGCAATCGTGCGGGGGCATGAGCCCCACGGAATAACGAAACGGCGCGTGGAGGCGCCACAACGGGAGGAGTGCCATGATCAAGCGTCTATTGGCAGCAACGAGCATCGTTACCTTGTGCTTGGCGTCGGGTGCGTCGGCCGCCGAGAAGATCGAAATGTGGGTTCGCTCAGGCATCGGCGAATCCTTCAAGAAGGTCGTCGAGGCCTACAATGCCAGCCACGAGAACCAGGTCGCCATGACCGAAGTGCCGTTCTCCGAACTGGTGCAAAAATATGCGACCGCGATCGCGGGCGGACAGGCCCCGGACGCGCTTTCGCTCGACCTCATCTACACCCCGGCCTTTGCGGCCGCCGGCCAGCTCGAGGACCTGACCGACTGGGCCAAGGCCCTGCCCTACTTCAATTCGCTCTCGCCGTCGCACGTCAAGCTCGGTACCTACCAGGACCGCATCTACGGCCTGCCGCTTTCGGTCGAGACTTCGATCTTTGCCTGGAACAAGGACCTCTACAAGAAGGCCGGCCTCGATCCGGAAAAGGCGCCGACCAGTTGGGAGGAGATCGAAGCCAATGCTGAAAAGATCCGCGCGCTCGGTGACGATATTTACGGCTTCTACTTCTCCGGCGGCGGTTGCGGCGGCTGCATGATCTTCACCTTCACCCCGCTCGTCTGGGGTTCGGGTGCCGACATTCTCTCCGCTGACGGCAAGACGGCGACGCTCGACACGCCGGAAATGCGCAAGGCGGTCGATATCTATCGCTCGATGGTCAAGAAGGACCTCGTGCCAGCGAGCGCGGCCAGCGACAATGGCGTAAACTTCCTGACTTTCACGAACGGCAAGATCGGCCAGCAAAGCATCGGCGCCTTTGCCATCGGCACGCTGGTGACTGAAAACCCCGACATCAACTTCGGCGTGACGCTGATCCCCGGCGTCAACGGCGGAACCTCGTCCTTTGCCGGCGGCGATAACTTCGTTATCACCAAAGGCACGAAGAAGATCGACGCGGTGAAGGAATTCCTCGAATACACCTATTCGATGGACGGTCAGAAGGTGATGGCGAAATACGGCAGCCTGCCGACCCGCGGCGATATCGCCGACAAGGTGCTTGAGGGTCTCGACCCGCGCATGCAGGTGGGCATCAAGGCGATCGAAGTCGCCAAGACACCCTACACGCTACAATTCAACGATCTGATCAACAGCGCCAACGGCCCTTGGGCAACCTTCACCAATGCGGCAATCTATGGCGACGATGTCGACGGGGCATTCTCGAATGCCCAGTCGGAAATGCAGTCGATCATCGATACTGGCCAGTGATCGCAAGCTGGACCTACAGCGCTGTGCGTCTTTTCAGACGCACGGCGGTCGCTGTAGCACTTTGAATTGCTGCATGTTTTTATCCTTAAAATCGGCTCCGATTTAAGGAGACATGCAGTGGGCCGAAGGCAATCCTCCGGCCCCTCTTTCTTGAACTGGCGGAGAATCTTCGATGGCCGGCTCTGGCCCAGGAAAAGCATTGCCCGTGCGCAGGAGACGGCGCCACTCGCAGTGGCGCGGCCTTCTTTACATCGCCCCGGCGATGGCCCTCGTCATCGTCTTCTTCGTCATGCCGGTGCTGTTTACCGGGTGGATGAGCCTGCACAACTGGCCGCTGCTCGGTTCGCCGCGCTGGATCGGCTTCAACAACTATTTCCGCATGGCGAACGACGCGCGCTTCGCATCGGCACTGCGCTTCACGACTTACTACACGGTGATCGTAACAATCGCGATCTTCGCCGTCGCCTTTCCATTGGCGATCTTCGTCGAGAAGCACCGACGCTTCGTCGGCGCCTACCGCACCATCATTTTCTTGCCGGTCGTCGTCGGGCTCGCCTCGGCGTCGTTGCTCTGGGTCTGGCTCGCAAACGTCGACAGCGGCTTCATCGGCCCTGCCCTGAAGGCACTCGGGATCGTTGAGAAGAGCCCCAATCTGCTTGCGACTTTCGATAGCGCCTTCTTTACGATCATCGTCATGGTCGTCTGGAAGATCGCCGGCTTCACGATGATCATCCTGCTCACGGGACTGCAGGCAATTCCACCCGAGCTGACCGAGGCGGCCCGTATCGACGGTGCCGGTCCATGGCAGCGGTTCCGCCATCTCACTCTGCCGCTGATGCGCCGGACGATCGCCCTGGCGCTGATCATTTCGGTGACAGGCTCGATCCTGGCGTTCGACCAGTTCTACATCATGACGAGCGGCGGTCCGCAAAACCGCATGATCTCCGTCGTCTACTACATCTTCAACCAGTCCTTCGTGTCCTTCAATCTCGGCTATGGCGCGGCTCTCTCGATCGCGCTCCTCGCCATCCTGGTGGTTATCAGCGTCATGCAACTACGGCTGCTTCGCGTCGGGGAGGATCGCCCATGAGCCTCTCCAGCCGGCGTCGGGCACGCAAGGCACTCCGGGCAAAATCGGCCTATCACGCGACAGGTTTGGCGATCGCGCTCTTCTTCCTGGCGCCCTTCGCCATAACCCTGCTCGCGTCGTTCCGACACGGCACCGAGGCCCGTCTGCCACCATTGCCGCCGTGGCCGGCGAACGGCATCAGTCTTGATTCCTACCGCTCGCTCGACACGTTCGGAGCCGGTGTCTGGCAGCACACGTTCAATTCATTGCTCGTGTCGCTCGCAACCGTTGCCCTGACCGTCGCCGTCAGCGTGCTCGCGGGTTACGGCTTCTCGCGCTACCGCTTTCCGTTGAAGAACGTGCTGTTCGTGCTGATCATCGCCACGCTCATGATCCCGTTCCAGTCGATCCTCACACCGCTCTTCATCATCCTCGCCAGGCTCGGGCTCAACAACTCGCTGTTCGGGCTGACCCTCGTTTACGTGACGCTGCAGCTTCCCTTCTCGGTCTTCATGATGCGCAACGCCTTCGATGCGGTGCCGAAAGAGATCGAGGAGGCAGCCCGTATCGACGGCGCCCGTGACCTGAAGCTGCTCTTCCGAGTGCTGATGCCGCTGGTGTTGCCCGGCATTGCGACCGTCGCGATCTTCGCTTTCCTCAATGCCTGGAACGAATTCCTGGCCGCACTCGTGCTCCTGTCGAGCAACGAGAAATATACGCTCCCGGTTCTGATGATGGCGGTGCGTGCTG comes from the Sinorhizobium garamanticum genome and includes:
- a CDS encoding aldo/keto reductase, encoding MRFTRRSILQGLALAASLPAMGHSSHAQAAGMVRRAIPSSGEEIPIIGLGTWITFNVGDDPVLQDECAAVMAAFFEGGGRMIDSSPMYGSSQPTIGYGLKKLGYPDRLFSAEKVWISDPASGAEQIEASRAYWGVEKFDLMQVHNLVSWEDHLPMLFEMKAKAQLRYVGITTSEGRRHREIESVMASEPIDFVQVSYNILDREAEERILPLALEKGIAVIVNRPFRQGSLIRQLDDEPLPEWIAETGARSWAQFLLKFIVSHPAITCAIPATTRVDHVRENLEAGGGVLPDEAMRRRMVDYVEAL
- a CDS encoding DUF6064 family protein, which produces MSEWWTYTPADFLMFSPRVYVRLIERYNQDFWPLQLVFVAALLAIMVLAVREVRFAKIALLPAFAVAWAFCAWQFLWLRYATINWGATYAAMAFFLQAGLVALLSLDPNHRIAVSRLRRYGGMVLALFGLLFHPLLALLSARSLAAAETFGMMPDPTAIATLGTVLSIRGRRLLLLLPIPLLWCAFSGLILLAMEDRGAVVAIASIVFVAVLLLTPDESRTLSGDRR
- a CDS encoding LacI family DNA-binding transcriptional regulator; translated protein: MTIHDVAAAAGVSISTASKALNNTGRMGAETRERVKRIAGEIGFRPNALARGLLSKRSFTIGLLTNDTYGRFTLPVMAGISEALVDHGVSVFLCAIEDDPALGQVHVEAMLDKQVDGIIASGKRLDRRLPVDLSSLPVPVVYAFTEGTENSVTLRSDDAQGARLAVEWLAQLGRRRIAHITGPEDFFSVRERSSAYREVAGDFEPVLYGIWAESWGHEAVGSIWGRPGEKPDAIFCGNDQIARGVVDALRERGIRVPEDVSVVGFDNWEIVAAQTRPPLTSIDMGLKELGREAGLTVLALAEGRPIEPGVRKLPCRLVVRQSCGGMSPTE
- a CDS encoding ABC transporter substrate-binding protein; translated protein: MIKRLLAATSIVTLCLASGASAAEKIEMWVRSGIGESFKKVVEAYNASHENQVAMTEVPFSELVQKYATAIAGGQAPDALSLDLIYTPAFAAAGQLEDLTDWAKALPYFNSLSPSHVKLGTYQDRIYGLPLSVETSIFAWNKDLYKKAGLDPEKAPTSWEEIEANAEKIRALGDDIYGFYFSGGGCGGCMIFTFTPLVWGSGADILSADGKTATLDTPEMRKAVDIYRSMVKKDLVPASAASDNGVNFLTFTNGKIGQQSIGAFAIGTLVTENPDINFGVTLIPGVNGGTSSFAGGDNFVITKGTKKIDAVKEFLEYTYSMDGQKVMAKYGSLPTRGDIADKVLEGLDPRMQVGIKAIEVAKTPYTLQFNDLINSANGPWATFTNAAIYGDDVDGAFSNAQSEMQSIIDTGQ
- a CDS encoding carbohydrate ABC transporter permease; its protein translation is MAGSGPGKALPVRRRRRHSQWRGLLYIAPAMALVIVFFVMPVLFTGWMSLHNWPLLGSPRWIGFNNYFRMANDARFASALRFTTYYTVIVTIAIFAVAFPLAIFVEKHRRFVGAYRTIIFLPVVVGLASASLLWVWLANVDSGFIGPALKALGIVEKSPNLLATFDSAFFTIIVMVVWKIAGFTMIILLTGLQAIPPELTEAARIDGAGPWQRFRHLTLPLMRRTIALALIISVTGSILAFDQFYIMTSGGPQNRMISVVYYIFNQSFVSFNLGYGAALSIALLAILVVISVMQLRLLRVGEDRP
- a CDS encoding carbohydrate ABC transporter permease; its protein translation is MSLSSRRRARKALRAKSAYHATGLAIALFFLAPFAITLLASFRHGTEARLPPLPPWPANGISLDSYRSLDTFGAGVWQHTFNSLLVSLATVALTVAVSVLAGYGFSRYRFPLKNVLFVLIIATLMIPFQSILTPLFIILARLGLNNSLFGLTLVYVTLQLPFSVFMMRNAFDAVPKEIEEAARIDGARDLKLLFRVLMPLVLPGIATVAIFAFLNAWNEFLAALVLLSSNEKYTLPVLMMAVRAGRLGAVNWGAVQAGVAVMTLPCLVVFLLLQRYYMRGLMAGAVK